In Tenacibaculum sp. 190524A02b, the genomic stretch TTTTTGAATAGGTTGAACATCGCTTACATTTGGTTTAATTTTAGCTAATTCTTCAGCTATTGTAGAACCTCCAATACCAATCATGTATGTATAGTTTAATTATTGTATAATTTATAAATTGTTGTTTCTTGCCCTAACCAAGTTTGTAATTTAGCATATACTTTATCTTGATCTTCTTTAGAAAAATGTTTAATTCTTGTTGAATGATCAGCTTTCTCTAATACCATTTTTAAAGCATCTACTTCAGGTTTAGGAGTTGGAGCACAAGCACCCCAAGGATCATAAGCACCGTATATGTATATAATCTTATTACCTTTATTTTCAACAAAATCTCTAACCTTAGCAATATAATTAGGATTATAAGTTAAATCTACGCCTTCTGGAGCAAAACGTTTATTAGAAGTACTTTTAACCACTTTTAATAAATCTTTCACAGGCTCAAAATCAAAACCATAATAACCTAATTCTTTCATGTGTTGGTAAAAAGAAGGTAAGTATTTATGATAGCCTTTATCACTATAAAAACCAATACCAACATCTTTATGAAAATAAGCTACAATATCTTTTACAGAAGCATCTGAACTAGGTAACTTATCACAAGCACCGCCACCCCATTGCCAAAAAGAGAAAGGGAATTCCAATACCGTATATTCTAGAGCTTCTTCATGAGGCACTTTTGTAAAACTTAATTTGTTTTTCGTTGCAATTTCATTAAAAGCTTCTAAAGCTTCTGTTCTATTTTCTAAAACTCTTCTTTGTAAAGTTTTGATTAAATCTCTACACTCTTTAGTTCCAACAGAATTAATCAAGTCTGTAGTTCGTTGATCTTCGGTTCCGTTAATCAATGGAGCTACATAAGGAACTGCTACATCTACATCATTTGGATATTTAGATTTATAAATTAAAGTAGTTTCTCCTCCTTTACTAATTCCTGAAGAAAGCCATTTTCCTTTGTATAATGTTTTTAACTTAGTAACAATACCATGATAATCTTCAATAGCATTATCATTAGTTAAATATTTCCAAGGAATAGAATCGGGTCTAGACTTACCATACATTCTATATTCTACAATTACTTGATTTCCTTTAAAAATCTTACTTAATTCAGTAGTTCTGTTGTAAGATCCATATCCATCAGTAATTAATACAGTTGGTTTAGTGTAGTCTGTATGTGATACATACATATGATGCTTAAAAGTACCTTCAGCAGGGTTTTTAGGATTTAAATGTTGATTTAAAACAACTTTATAAGCTTCAGTAAAATGATCTTTAGTTTTTATAGAGTCAATAGTTGCGTCTGGAAACAGAGCTTGCAACTGTGTTTTAAAACTTTGAGGCTTTTTTTCTTCTTTGGAAGTTTTACAAGAAAAACTAACCGCTACTAGAAGAAAAAATGCTAGCGTATTTGATAAATATTTCATTAAAGTAAGTTATTAGAAAAGGTAAATATACAAGCTCTAAGATAAGAAGAAGTAATATAATATTATCTATATCTTATATTATATTTGTGTGTTAAAAGGTAATATTGAATGTGATTTATAGGAAATAGTTATTTTTAACCCTATGAATAAAATTAGCCAGATATCCGATACGTTTATTGAGGAAAACACAGTGTTTTTAGAATTAATTAACGAACTACACACTACATTTTCCGCTAACGATGTAATAGTGCCTATGCGTCATCATCATGATTTTCCTAACCCAGAAGTAAATGCAGATTCTACTTTATTACTAATGCCAGCATGGAGTCCAAGTAAAAGTGCAGGGGTTAAAATAGTAACAGTGAGCCCAGAAAACGCTCAGTTTGATTTGCCATCAATTAATGGAACCTATTTATATTTAGATGCCGTAAAGGGAACTATTAAAGCTATTTTAGAAGCTAAAAGTTTAACAGCAAAAAGAACTGCTGCTGCATCTGCATTGGCTTCTTCTTTTTTGTCAAGAAAAGATGCAAGTAGTTTGTTAATGATTGGTACAGGAGCGTTATCAACAAACCTAATCAAAGCACATGCTTCGGTAAGACCTATAAAAGAAGTGTTTGTTTGGGGACGTAATTTAGACAAAGCTAAAGTCATATGTGAAGTTTTAAAAGAAGAATCGTTTACGATAATTCCCATAGAAAAAATAGAAGATAAAATATCAGAAGTAGATATTATTTCTAGTGCAACTTTATCACCAACGCCATTAGTATTTGGAAAGTATTTAAAAGAAGGACAACATTTAGATTTAGTTGGAGCTTACAGAAAAGATACTAGAGAGGCTGATGATGAAGCAGTTCAAAAATCATCAGTATATATTGATACTTATCAAGGAGGATTAAAAGAAGGAGGAGATATTGTAATTCCTTTAAAAACCGGAGTATTAAAAGAAGATGAGGTACAAGCAGATTTATTTGAATTATGTTCGGGTAAAAAGTCAGGAAGAAAATCTGATAATGAAATTACATTCTTTAAATCTGTAGGACATGCTTTGGAAGATTTAACAGCGGCTAACTATTACTATAAAAAATTCACGAATGAGTAAAGTATATCAAAATATTTTAAAACAAACTGATTTTCAAACACCCAAAGATTGGTTACAAATAAAAACCATTGATATGCATACTGGAGGTGAGCCTTTACGTATAGTTGTAGATGGTTTTCCTGAATTAAAAGGGAGTTGTGTATTAGATTATAGAAGGTATTGTAAAGAAAATTATGATACTTTAAGAAAAGCCCTGATGTTTGAACCTAGAGGTCATGCAGATATGTATGGTTGTATTTTATTACCTCCTAATGACGATGAAGGTGATTTTGGAATTATCTTTTTGCATAATGAAGGGTATTCAACTATGTGCGGACATGCAATTATAGCCATTTCAACATTAGCTATAGAAATGAATTGGGTAAATGTTAAAGAAGGAGATAATGTATTAAAAATTGATGCGCCTTGTGGAAGAATAGTGTCTTATACTAGTGTTAAAGAAGGTAAAGTAACTGGAGTTCGTTTTCATTGTGTACCTAGTTTTGTAGTAGGTTTAGATAGGGTAGTAGATGTGAAAGGAATAGGTAAAGTAACTTATGATTTGGCTTATGGAGGTGCTTTTTATGCCTATGTAGATATGGCAAAAAACAATTTCGATTTTGACTTAACTACCAATAATTACAGAAAGTTAATTTCTACTGGTATGCAGATAAAACATGCTGTAATGAATTCGGACAATGAGATAGAACATCCTTTTGAAAAAGATTTAAGCTTTTTATACGGAACCATTTTTGTTGATAATACTAAACAAGCATCAGGAGTTGATAGTAGAAATGTATGTATTTTTGCAGAAGGAGAAGTTGATCGTTGCCCAACAGGTTCGGGAGTATCTGGACGTATGGCAATTCATAAAGCAAGAAAAGAAATTGGTTGTGAAGAAACTATGACCATTGAGAGTATTACAGGATCAGTATTTACAGGATCAGTAGTGGCAGAAGAAGATTATGGTACTTTTAAAGCTGTGATTCCACAAGTAGAAGGAACTGCTTATATTACTGGTAAACATACTTTTGTGATTGATCCAAATGATCCAATGAAAGATGGTTTTATATTAAGATAATTTTTCAATATCAAAATACATATAAAAAGAAAAAGGCTGTCAGAAAAGACAGCCTTTAGTTATATAAAATAACGGAAGTTATAATTATTTTAAACTCCCAGTCATATCTTCAGGTTTTACCCATTGGTCATATTCCTCAGCAGTAACATAACCTAAGTTAATTGCCTCTTCTTTTAAAGTTGTACCATTAGCGTGCGCAGTATTAGCTATTTCAGCAGCTTTATAGTATCCTATTTTAGTGTTTAATGCTGTAACTAACATTAATGAGTTATTTACAAGTTCATTAATTCTTGTATGATTAGGCATTATACCAGCAGCACAATTTACATCAAAAGATACACACGCATCTCCAATTAATTGGGCAGATTGTAAAACATTAGCAGCCATCATTGGTTTAAATACATTTAATTCATAATGACCTTGAGTACCTCCAACAGTTACTGCTACATCATTCCCCATAACTTGCGCGCACACCATGGTAATAGCTTCTGCTTGAGTTGGGTTTACTTTACCTGGCATAATTGAAGAACCAGGCTCATTGGCAGGAATAATAATTTCACCAATACCTGAACGAGGTCCGGATGCCATTAAGCGAATATCGTTAGCAATTTTATTTAAAGAAACGGCTAATTGTTTTAAAGCACCATGTGTTTCTACCAATGCATCATGAGCAGCTAAAGCTTCAAATTTATTTTCAGCAGTAACAAATGGTAATCCAGTAAATTCAGCAATGTATTTAGCTACAAGAACATCATAGCCTTTAGGTGTATTTAAACCTGTACCTACCGCAGTTCCACCTAATGCTAATTGAGCTAAATGAACTAAAGAGTTTTTTAAGGCTTTTAATCCAAAGTTTAATTGGGCTACATATCCTGAAAATTCTTGACCTAAGGTTAGGGGAGTAGCATCCATTAAATGCGTACGTCCAATTTTTACTACATCATTAAAAGCTTCAGATTTTGCTTGTAAAGTATCGCGTAATTGTTCAATACCAGGAATAGTAACTTCCACAATCTTTTTATAGGCAGCAATATGCATTCCAGTCGGGAAAGTATCGTTTGATGACTGCGATTTGTTTACATCATCATTTGGTTGAATTGTTTTTTCACCTTCACCAATCACTTTTCCAGCAATCTCATGAGCACGGTTAGCAACAACCTCATTTACATTCATGTTTGATTGTGTTCCAGAACCTGTTTGCCAAATTACTAAAGGAAATTGATCATCATGTTTACCAGCTAAAATCTCATCACAAACCTGTCCAATTAAATCGCGTTTTTCTTCTGCTAAAACACCTAACTCACAGTTAGTAAAAGCAGCTGCTTTTTTTAGATAAGCAAATCCGTAAACAACCTCTAAAGGCATAGAAGCAGGAGCACCGATTTTAAAGTTATTACGAGAACGTTCTGTTTGTGCTCCCCAATATTTATCAGCAGGAACTTCTACTTGTCCCATAGTATCTTTTTCGATTCTGTATTTCATTTGTATAGTGATTTTAATATGCTTTAATTATTGATGTCCAAAATTACAAATTCTAATAGTTTTACTTATTGATTTTTACTATATTTTATTGTCGGATACAAAAAATAATTATAATTTTGTATCCCGATAACAATTTATAATAATAGACAAATGTTAGATTTTTCAGAATTCTCAGGTTTAGTTTTATTCATGTTTATATTTACAGCTGGATTTTGGTTGTTAATTTTCTTATTGACATTTGTAGTTCCTTACTGGATTGGTGGAACTATCTGGGAAAACATCAAATTAAAGAAAGAAGCTAAGAAAGCTGCTCAAGGTAAATAAGAGTAGTTATTTATAAAATATTTTTAAGCCCGTTCATTTTTGAGCGGGCTTTTTTTCAAGTTAATGCGAACTGTAACACTTTAAAGTTTTAGGGGGCTATTTAGTAGTGTAAAAATAACTACGATGAAAAAACTACTTTGGATTTTATTTGGGATATTATGTTCGTTGATAGGTTTATATCCTATTACTTATTTTTTAATTGATAGAAAGTTTGGATTATTAGCTTCAAAATCGACAGAGCTTTTAAGTGATAACGTATGGAATATAGCTTTCTATGCTCATATTATACTTGGAGGGTTGGCATTATTAATAGGTTGGTTACAGTTTAATAAAAAGTTAAGAAAAAGAAATATTAAATTACATAGGTTAATTGGAAAAATTTATACCATTGCCGTTTTAATTAGTGGATTAGGAGGTTTATATATTGCCTTATTTGCTACAGGAGGTATTATTAGTGGAACTGGTTTTTTTTTATTAGGTATAGTTTGGTTAACCACAACCATTTTTGGTTTTAATGCTATTAAAAAAGGAAAAGTTGAGTTACATAAAAAGTTTATGATTTATAGTTATGCAGCATGTTTTGCAGCGGTAACTTTAAGAATTTGGCTGCCATTATTAATAGCAGGTTTAGGTGGTTTTACGGTAGCTTATAAAATAGTAGCATGGCTTTCTTGGGTTCCAAATATATTGGTAGCATATTGGATAACTAGAAAAAGTAATGCTTTTTGAAAGGATAATAGTTGTCTGCAAAAAGAACTTAAAATATTAATATCCCCCACTCTTATTTTCCCAAAAAACTTTTAAAGCATCTATTATAGTGATAACAGGGCTAATGATAAGAATTAGGATGGATAGTAGTATTTCGGTAATTCTTTTCATAAAGAGAGAAACTTTTCTCGTTTCTAAAAATTCAGTTTTAAGATAATCACAGCTTTTTTCATAAATCAAAAATAACATAACAAATTGAATAAAAGCTTATTCGATGTAGAATAAGCTTTTATTGGTCTCAAAAAAAGTTAAAACTATGCACTTTAGTGCATCTGGCTTTAGCTTCTAAAAACTTTCGTTATATTTATATAATATCAGTTAGTCAAAGAAGAAATAGCCATTCAGTAAGTCGTTTAACAGTACATATAGTTTGGAGTACAGGCAATATTACAGATAAAATGGTAAATGAATATTAAGAGCATCATAGAAAACCATATGATGACGGTTCAAACTTTATATTAGAATGACTTTTAGTTGTAACAAAAACTTTGGCACTTTCAGTCCATAATGGTTTATTTTCTTCTGAATTATCTATTTACTTTTCTATCTAAAACATAAGTAGTTATTAAAAATAGTAAGGCAACAGTTGCAGGATAAAATTCATTATCATTTACTGCTATATGTGCTGAAATTGCTAATAAAAAATTAAAGAAAAAACCAGCATATGCCCATTCTTTTACTGTTTGTGGAACTCGAAACCAAATAGCAATTAAGCCTAAAATTTTAACAATACCCATTGGGTAAATTAAATAGGTAGGGTAATTAATTTGTGTAAACATTCCTTTTACCATTTCATGATTAAAAAAGTATTGCAAGGCTCCCACCAATACTAATAGGGTGAATACTATTTTTACTACTTTTCTCGTGATGATCATTTTTTTAGTCATAATATTTAATTTTAATTTATTTTAAGTGTTTATATTTTACATGTAAAATATTTGGATAAATTTTTTATTCCTTCAATTTGTCTAATATGTCACTGCTGAATTGGGCTTCTTCAACAGAAATATTGTTTAAAAAATCCATTAAACCTATTTCATCACTTTTTTTATCAATATTTTCTAATAACAAAAGCCCTTTATCGGTAATACGAACATAAACAACTCGTCTATCTGTATCAGATCGTTTTCTTTCTATTAATTCTTTCTCTAATAATTTGTCAGATAATCGTGTAGTATTAGGAGTTTTATCTATCATTAAAGATTTAACATCATTCATGTTTCTCCAGTCATTAGATCCTTTTAAAATTCTGAGAATATTAAATTGTTGCATAGATATTCCAAATGGTTTAAGAAAATTAGAATAGGTGTTTCTAAACCAATTTCCAGTATGTATAATATTGGCTATTAAACGGTGTCTACTGTTTTCAAAATTAGTTTTTATGTCGTCATCTATTTTTGCCATGCAAGGCAAAGGTAGTTAATTTATTTTACATGTAAAATATTTACAAGTGTAAAAATAAAAAACCAATGTAGTAAGTATAAATACATTGGCTTTTATTATAAAAATTCTTCACGATTACCCACCAAATTCTTCACCGCCACCATCATATTGTCTACTAGGGCGTTCACGTTTTTTCTTCTGATTAAATCGGTACGTAAAACTTAAAGAAATTTGTCTTTCTCTCCATTGAAAAGCACCTTCAGAAATGGAAGTAGGCATTTCTCTTCCTCCAAAATAAGTTGTGTTTTCTCTTTTACGAGTATTAAATAAATCACTTACGTTTAATACAAGAGAAGCTTTGTCTTTAAATAAGTCTTTGCTAAAAGCTAAGTTTGTAACAAACATTCCTTTTCGGTCACTTTGAGCATCTGATCTTGGTCCACGGTACATTAAACGAGTTTGCCATTGTATTTTTCCTGGTAAGGTAATTCTAGAATTAAAACGAGCAAACCAACTACTTTCATTAACTTCGTTTAATATAACAGATTGATTAGCTCCTTGTATATCTGTATAATTATAAGTAAAAGCTTCTGTGTTAAACTTAAAATAGTTAAAAGTTGCTGATAAACGTGCCCATCTTGCAGGCGAATAATTACTAGTAAATTCAAAACCGTACCTGTTTTCGGTACCTAAATTAACAGGGGTTCTAACAAAAACAGTTTGCTCTTTTCCGTTTACAATTCTTTCTTCTCTAAAAGAAATTCCTTGCATAATATCTGTTGAATACTGATAATAGATAGAAGAATTTAACGTAAGCTTTTTAATTTTTGTAGTATAACCTAAGTCAAAAGAACTGGTGAAAGTAGGGTCAATATCTGGGTTACCTTTAAAAATATTGGTGGCAGAACTACGAGACTCAAAAGGATTAATAAACCAGTAACGAGGTCTTCTAAGTCTTCTACTATAGCCAAGGGTTAAATTATCAGTGTCATTTAATTCATAACCTAAATTCACAGTTGGGAACCATTCTGTATAATTTTTGTCGGAGAAAGAGTTATCGGTAAGTACTCTCAAGTCAATATCAGTAATTTCTGTACGCAGTCCTAATAAATAAGAGAATTTGTTTATTTTATTACCGTATTGTGCATAAAAAGCATAAATATTTTGTTTAAACTCAATAGCATTAGAAGGGTCATACTGAAAAGGATTTCCCAATTGATCTCGTACTTTAAAATCAGAGAATAAATCTTGTAAAGTGGATTTGTGCCCTAATTCTATTTGACTATTTTCTCCAATAGGATGCACGTAATCTATTTGAATTAAATAATCCTGAGAATTTGTTATTTGTGAGTTTTGTTCAGACAAAACATTGTTAACTACTACAGGGGAATTTTCTTGTTCTTCACTATTACTATATTGCAAGTCAATAATTAATTTTTTACCCTTTCCATCAAAATTATTTGTATAATTTAGGGCGTATTGTGTATCAGTTCCATCTTCTTCTTCTGTTTCAATACGAGTTTCTTTAAATAGATTTAGAGAAGTGTCTGTAAATAAGTATCTATCTGTTAAATTCGTTGCAACATCATCGCCTTTAGAGTTACGATAGAAGAAAGAACCAGTAATAGAACTATTTTTTGTTAAATAATACTCTAAACCTAAAGAGGCATTAAAATTGTTGTTTTTTCTATCAAATACACGGTCCTCTACCTGTGTACTATCAATAGTTCTAGTGTTTCTATTAATATAAGAAAACTCAGAAAAAGAATTACCAGGTCCTTTCCTATAAGAATAACCTAGATTTGAAAATAAGTTAAACTTTTTAGTTCTGTAATTAAGGTTGGGTGAAAAGCTAAATTGAGTAGGGATTCCTACAGTGGTATTTATAGAACCATTAAAACCAGTAATTTTACCTTTTCTTAAAATAATATTTAAAATACCTGCGGTTCCTTCAGCGTCATACCTAGCAGATGGAGAAGTAATCACTTCAACCTTTTCAATAGCTTCAGCAGGTAAGTTGCGTAAAGCATCCGTACCATTAAGTCCAACCAAAGCAGAAGGTTTACCATCAATTAAAATACGTACATTTTCATTTCCACGTAAACTTACGGCTCCTTCGGCATCAACATTTACAGAAGGAACATTATCGAGCACATCACTTGCATTTCCTCCTTTTACTGTCATATCTTTACCAACGTTATATATTTTTTTATCCAATCGGATTTCAACAGTAGATTTTTCCGCTATAATTTCAACTTCTTCTAAAGTTTCTGCATCTTCACTTAATGTTATAGTACCTAAATTGGTGTCAGTAAATAATTTTTGGTTAGGAAGGCTTTTAGATTTAAAACCAATAAATTCAACTTTAACGGCATAGATTCCTTTTGGAATTTCTATTTCAAAATTACCATTATTATCGGTAACTCCACCAGTAACTTTTTTTCTTTTCAAGTGTGTTAAAATAATAGTTGCATATTCCAAAGGTTGTTGGGTTTGGGTTTCAATTATTTTTCCTGTCAACTTCACTTTAGGTATATTTCCTTTAAAATTGGGTCTTTGTGCAAATAAGGAAGCACTAAGGAATAAAAAAAGTAGTGTTATGTTCTTCATGAAATTAGTTTATAAACCTCTTTGACTGCTAAGTTCTTTATTGGTTTAAAAACGTCTTGTTAAAGCTATGTTAAATTAAGTTTATTATCTAGTTTGACTTAATAAAAAAGTATCCGTTTTATTAATTATATAGCTTATTATTTTTCATTAGGAAATAAAAACGTTTAGTTAGGAAATAAAAATATTTTTTGATTTTGTATAGTTTTTACATTTGAAGAATTATTTAAATTTTTTAGGTAGAGTAAGTTAGTGGCTATTGTTGTTTTCTAAGATTAATTTAAAGAGTGTAATAACAACTATTTTACCTTCATTTTCAAAGGCTATTTTTTCGGAAACATTACTAAGTTGAAACTAAACTGTATGTATAAATTAATACTTCGGTTTAGGTGTTACATGTATTGTAAATGTTAAAGGAGGAAACTGAAAATCCTTATTAAAAGAGTAGGTATTATATGATTTTTAAATAAAAAACAATCTTTAAAAGATGAAGAACCAAGTCAATCAAAAAACAACAATTATAAGCTTATTGATGAGCTTATTTCTTATTCAATTTTGTTTATCACAAAATTTAGTTGAAAACCCAAGTTTTGAACAGGGAACTCCCCCAAATAATCAAGGAGAGCTACATAGAGCTACATATTGGACACATTATAAAGGAGAATGTATTGCTTATAACCCAAATATTCAAAGTACATTTCCAAGCTCAGATTTATTTGACAAAAATAGTTCTTCTGCTCAGATAGGTGTTCCAAATAATAAGTTTACAACGTCAGCAGGATTAGCAGAAAGAACAGGGAAAAATAGATATGCAGGAATATACACAGCTATATATCCACCTAGTCCAGCTAGCGAAGAACGAATTAGAGGAACTTTAAAAAATGTTTTACAAGCTGGAGGATA encodes the following:
- a CDS encoding S28 family serine protease — encoded protein: MKYLSNTLAFFLLVAVSFSCKTSKEEKKPQSFKTQLQALFPDATIDSIKTKDHFTEAYKVVLNQHLNPKNPAEGTFKHHMYVSHTDYTKPTVLITDGYGSYNRTTELSKIFKGNQVIVEYRMYGKSRPDSIPWKYLTNDNAIEDYHGIVTKLKTLYKGKWLSSGISKGGETTLIYKSKYPNDVDVAVPYVAPLINGTEDQRTTDLINSVGTKECRDLIKTLQRRVLENRTEALEAFNEIATKNKLSFTKVPHEEALEYTVLEFPFSFWQWGGGACDKLPSSDASVKDIVAYFHKDVGIGFYSDKGYHKYLPSFYQHMKELGYYGFDFEPVKDLLKVVKSTSNKRFAPEGVDLTYNPNYIAKVRDFVENKGNKIIYIYGAYDPWGACAPTPKPEVDALKMVLEKADHSTRIKHFSKEDQDKVYAKLQTWLGQETTIYKLYNN
- a CDS encoding ornithine cyclodeaminase family protein, which produces MNKISQISDTFIEENTVFLELINELHTTFSANDVIVPMRHHHDFPNPEVNADSTLLLMPAWSPSKSAGVKIVTVSPENAQFDLPSINGTYLYLDAVKGTIKAILEAKSLTAKRTAAASALASSFLSRKDASSLLMIGTGALSTNLIKAHASVRPIKEVFVWGRNLDKAKVICEVLKEESFTIIPIEKIEDKISEVDIISSATLSPTPLVFGKYLKEGQHLDLVGAYRKDTREADDEAVQKSSVYIDTYQGGLKEGGDIVIPLKTGVLKEDEVQADLFELCSGKKSGRKSDNEITFFKSVGHALEDLTAANYYYKKFTNE
- a CDS encoding proline racemase family protein — protein: MSKVYQNILKQTDFQTPKDWLQIKTIDMHTGGEPLRIVVDGFPELKGSCVLDYRRYCKENYDTLRKALMFEPRGHADMYGCILLPPNDDEGDFGIIFLHNEGYSTMCGHAIIAISTLAIEMNWVNVKEGDNVLKIDAPCGRIVSYTSVKEGKVTGVRFHCVPSFVVGLDRVVDVKGIGKVTYDLAYGGAFYAYVDMAKNNFDFDLTTNNYRKLISTGMQIKHAVMNSDNEIEHPFEKDLSFLYGTIFVDNTKQASGVDSRNVCIFAEGEVDRCPTGSGVSGRMAIHKARKEIGCEETMTIESITGSVFTGSVVAEEDYGTFKAVIPQVEGTAYITGKHTFVIDPNDPMKDGFILR
- the fumC gene encoding class II fumarate hydratase — translated: MKYRIEKDTMGQVEVPADKYWGAQTERSRNNFKIGAPASMPLEVVYGFAYLKKAAAFTNCELGVLAEEKRDLIGQVCDEILAGKHDDQFPLVIWQTGSGTQSNMNVNEVVANRAHEIAGKVIGEGEKTIQPNDDVNKSQSSNDTFPTGMHIAAYKKIVEVTIPGIEQLRDTLQAKSEAFNDVVKIGRTHLMDATPLTLGQEFSGYVAQLNFGLKALKNSLVHLAQLALGGTAVGTGLNTPKGYDVLVAKYIAEFTGLPFVTAENKFEALAAHDALVETHGALKQLAVSLNKIANDIRLMASGPRSGIGEIIIPANEPGSSIMPGKVNPTQAEAITMVCAQVMGNDVAVTVGGTQGHYELNVFKPMMAANVLQSAQLIGDACVSFDVNCAAGIMPNHTRINELVNNSLMLVTALNTKIGYYKAAEIANTAHANGTTLKEEAINLGYVTAEEYDQWVKPEDMTGSLK
- a CDS encoding DUF2306 domain-containing protein translates to MKKLLWILFGILCSLIGLYPITYFLIDRKFGLLASKSTELLSDNVWNIAFYAHIILGGLALLIGWLQFNKKLRKRNIKLHRLIGKIYTIAVLISGLGGLYIALFATGGIISGTGFFLLGIVWLTTTIFGFNAIKKGKVELHKKFMIYSYAACFAAVTLRIWLPLLIAGLGGFTVAYKIVAWLSWVPNILVAYWITRKSNAF
- a CDS encoding DoxX family protein, yielding MTKKMIITRKVVKIVFTLLVLVGALQYFFNHEMVKGMFTQINYPTYLIYPMGIVKILGLIAIWFRVPQTVKEWAYAGFFFNFLLAISAHIAVNDNEFYPATVALLFLITTYVLDRKVNR
- a CDS encoding MarR family transcriptional regulator, which gives rise to MAKIDDDIKTNFENSRHRLIANIIHTGNWFRNTYSNFLKPFGISMQQFNILRILKGSNDWRNMNDVKSLMIDKTPNTTRLSDKLLEKELIERKRSDTDRRVVYVRITDKGLLLLENIDKKSDEIGLMDFLNNISVEEAQFSSDILDKLKE
- a CDS encoding outer membrane beta-barrel family protein; amino-acid sequence: MKNITLLFLFLSASLFAQRPNFKGNIPKVKLTGKIIETQTQQPLEYATIILTHLKRKKVTGGVTDNNGNFEIEIPKGIYAVKVEFIGFKSKSLPNQKLFTDTNLGTITLSEDAETLEEVEIIAEKSTVEIRLDKKIYNVGKDMTVKGGNASDVLDNVPSVNVDAEGAVSLRGNENVRILIDGKPSALVGLNGTDALRNLPAEAIEKVEVITSPSARYDAEGTAGILNIILRKGKITGFNGSINTTVGIPTQFSFSPNLNYRTKKFNLFSNLGYSYRKGPGNSFSEFSYINRNTRTIDSTQVEDRVFDRKNNNFNASLGLEYYLTKNSSITGSFFYRNSKGDDVATNLTDRYLFTDTSLNLFKETRIETEEEDGTDTQYALNYTNNFDGKGKKLIIDLQYSNSEEQENSPVVVNNVLSEQNSQITNSQDYLIQIDYVHPIGENSQIELGHKSTLQDLFSDFKVRDQLGNPFQYDPSNAIEFKQNIYAFYAQYGNKINKFSYLLGLRTEITDIDLRVLTDNSFSDKNYTEWFPTVNLGYELNDTDNLTLGYSRRLRRPRYWFINPFESRSSATNIFKGNPDIDPTFTSSFDLGYTTKIKKLTLNSSIYYQYSTDIMQGISFREERIVNGKEQTVFVRTPVNLGTENRYGFEFTSNYSPARWARLSATFNYFKFNTEAFTYNYTDIQGANQSVILNEVNESSWFARFNSRITLPGKIQWQTRLMYRGPRSDAQSDRKGMFVTNLAFSKDLFKDKASLVLNVSDLFNTRKRENTTYFGGREMPTSISEGAFQWRERQISLSFTYRFNQKKKRERPSRQYDGGGEEFGG